In a genomic window of Glaciimonas sp. PCH181:
- a CDS encoding ABC transporter permease — protein MTHQAIKSINIELPSKKMISEKRVPAPTEKIQRPRYGMFYFGLAIVLLVALMALLVPYLPLHSPDQMFMDHRLEAPSAAFWFGTDDAGRDILSRVIWGARTSLWIGTSVVAIGMILGVASGLFAGFYSGSWTEEILMKIMEILASIPLLIWAIAVVGILGTGATQIGPFSLSNEVKLIIVIGVLYSPSLARLTHTFAKIEVQKEYVAARRIQGAGDFRLMFGEILPNCIAPVLIQACLLLGIGLVVESSLSFIGLGVQPPTPSWGGMLSEGRNFIFSGEWWVNIFPGGAIFLTVLGFNLIGDGLQSVMNPRRVSRD, from the coding sequence ATGACCCACCAAGCGATTAAAAGTATCAACATTGAATTGCCTTCTAAAAAAATGATCTCTGAAAAGCGCGTACCTGCGCCCACCGAAAAAATACAGCGTCCTCGCTATGGCATGTTTTACTTTGGCCTGGCAATCGTTTTATTGGTAGCGCTGATGGCACTGCTAGTACCTTATTTACCATTGCATTCGCCCGACCAAATGTTTATGGATCACCGATTGGAGGCACCCAGCGCTGCCTTCTGGTTCGGCACCGACGATGCTGGCAGGGATATTCTCAGTCGCGTTATTTGGGGTGCACGCACGTCGTTATGGATTGGTACTTCCGTAGTGGCAATCGGGATGATTCTGGGCGTCGCCAGCGGACTGTTTGCCGGTTTCTATTCCGGTAGCTGGACCGAAGAAATTCTCATGAAAATTATGGAGATTCTGGCGTCGATTCCGTTGCTGATCTGGGCAATTGCCGTCGTCGGTATTTTAGGAACCGGTGCGACGCAGATCGGGCCTTTCTCGCTCAGTAACGAGGTCAAGTTAATCATCGTCATTGGTGTGCTCTACTCGCCCAGTCTGGCACGTCTGACGCACACTTTTGCCAAGATAGAAGTCCAAAAAGAATACGTGGCAGCGCGACGGATTCAGGGCGCGGGAGATTTTCGTCTGATGTTTGGCGAGATACTGCCGAATTGCATCGCGCCGGTCTTGATCCAAGCTTGTCTGCTACTGGGGATCGGTCTGGTGGTGGAGTCGTCGCTCAGTTTCATCGGTCTCGGAGTGCAGCCGCCGACACCTTCTTGGGGCGGGATGCTTTCTGAAGGAAGAAACTTTATTTTTTCGGGAGAGTGGTGGGTCAACATTTTTCCTGGTGGCGCAATCTTTCTCACCGTGCTTGGTTTTAATCTTATTGGCGACGGTTTGCAATCAGTGATGAACCCACGCCGTGTATCTAGGGATTAA